The following coding sequences lie in one Variovorax terrae genomic window:
- a CDS encoding tripartite tricarboxylate transporter substrate binding protein → MERRQALTRIAGLAASGTLPPLARGQSEKALTLVVPYPPGGGSDILARAIQPGLQKTLGQTVIVENLAGANGSLAARKVLNAAPDGNTLLVASPNEVVLAPLAMPGTRYTAEEFRMINLFYVTPLALYARTGLTVDSVDSLIALARIDGTRELPYGTTGVGSMYHVVGENFRALTGTRLLHVPYKGGGPLIQDLIGQQIDLTILPVAANLLGMVDARQIKILGVATPQRSPMAPNVPTFDEGKLLKGFHHSLWFGTVVPAKTPEGAVRRLHQALAQVVQMPETRAAIQVGGAEFGPVLSLTDAARFYASENARIRRMAKGVKLES, encoded by the coding sequence ATGGAAAGACGCCAAGCATTGACTCGGATTGCCGGCCTTGCTGCCAGTGGAACCTTGCCGCCGCTCGCTCGGGGGCAGTCTGAAAAGGCCCTCACGCTGGTTGTGCCGTATCCGCCGGGGGGAGGATCAGACATTTTGGCGCGAGCCATCCAGCCAGGGCTACAGAAGACGCTGGGGCAGACCGTGATCGTCGAGAACCTCGCCGGTGCCAACGGCTCCCTGGCCGCCCGAAAGGTTCTGAATGCTGCACCTGATGGCAATACCCTGCTTGTCGCCTCCCCGAATGAGGTGGTCTTGGCGCCACTGGCGATGCCTGGCACGCGATATACGGCGGAAGAGTTCAGGATGATCAACCTGTTCTATGTCACTCCACTGGCACTCTACGCACGCACCGGTTTGACGGTCGACAGCGTCGATTCGTTGATTGCACTGGCTCGCATTGATGGTACCCGCGAACTTCCTTACGGGACGACAGGCGTTGGGTCGATGTACCACGTCGTAGGCGAGAACTTCCGCGCCCTCACGGGCACCCGTCTCCTCCATGTGCCCTACAAAGGAGGGGGCCCTTTGATTCAAGACCTCATCGGGCAGCAGATCGACCTGACGATTCTTCCCGTCGCTGCAAACTTGCTTGGGATGGTGGACGCCAGGCAAATCAAGATCTTAGGCGTCGCAACTCCGCAGCGCTCTCCGATGGCACCGAACGTGCCTACATTTGACGAGGGCAAGCTGCTAAAGGGCTTCCATCATTCTCTGTGGTTCGGAACTGTGGTGCCTGCAAAGACGCCTGAAGGGGCCGTGCGGCGGCTCCATCAGGCGCTCGCGCAGGTTGTGCAGATGCCAGAGACTCGCGCCGCTATCCAGGTGGGCGGTGCTGAATTTGGGCCTGTACTTTCGCTCACCGACGCTGCACGCTTCTACG